ATAAAGCTTTTGAGCAAAATTTAAGTATCAAATGAGTTCTTCAATCAGAAAGTTCTCTAATTAAGCTCTCAAACACCCTAACTAACCAAACCAAGCCAAAGTCATATGGAATTATAGTAGTTTCGAAAAATCTCCAAATCTCATGAACCTTAATTTTCAAAGTTCAAATTCAACTCAAATTCACCATAGAATCAACAACCCAACAGGATATataagctttccctagtctatttcacaagaatcaagaaagagaaagatcaaATTTCAAGTTCAAATTTCTAGGGTTCATGAGGCCTACGAAATTGATCTTTGTGATACATtaccttgctttggatgaaaggaaatgaCAAGTTGAATCAAGAAAACAGACTACAtgggcgaaagcttggatttaggAAGAAGAATGGAGTGATTTGGTGGAGAATTGAGTAAGATATGGGGTGATAAGGTGTGGGAGGTTTTGATGTTTTGTGAAAGAGAGATAGAGGAAAAGGTGGAGAGAGAGACGCGGGGTAGGTTTTCAGGGTTGAATCGGGTTGGGATCCCAGGTTTAGGGTGAGAAACCATACCTGAGCGGGTTTGACTTGAGCGGACGCGGGTAGGAAGAAATGGCTTCACTCCGCGTCGTCGTCCCCGCGTCGGGCCAACGACGAACTCTCAATTCGCACGAACGGGTAAGGCATCCCGCGTCAATCCATCCCGCGTCGATCCATCCCGCGTCGAGCCTACGACGAAGCGACGCGGGTAAGACAACCCGCGTGGGTCATCCCGCGTCGGATTGCTGTCTCCGACCAAATTCGTACGAGCGGGTAAAAGACCCCGCGCCACCTATCccgcgttttttttttttttttttttagtgaagtATGTACAAGGATAGACATGaaacttcctcccaagtgagcttgttttaagtctctagcttgactttgcttCCCTTTGGCTAGGTGGTAACGGGGTCGGAGAGTGAAACCGAGATTCCTTTCATCTTCATTGTGTTttccatgtagagcttaactctttgtccattgactgtgaagtctccACCATTCCTGTTCTATAACACAACTGCCCCATATGGCCtaacttccttgatcttgaaaggaccggaccaTCTTGACTTGAGCTTCCTGGGAAACAATTTCAgtctagagttgtagagaagcacGTGATCTCCAGCACTGAATTCTCTCTTCAAGATCCTCTTGTCATGAAAAGCTTTGGTTTTCTCCTTGTAaatccttgagttctcaaaagcatccagtctaatctcatcaagctcattgagttggagaagtcttttctccttggcactcttgatgtcaaaattCAGCAACTTAACAGCCCACAAttccttgtactcaagctcaacTGGTAGATGACAAGCCTTTCCATACacaaggttgaaaggtgtggttcTCAAAGGAGTCTTATAAGCTGTCCTATAAGTCCAAAGTGCATCATCTAGCTTGATAGACCAATCCTTTCTTGTAGTTCCCACAATTTTCTCCAAAATAGGCTTGATTTCTCTGTTGGagatctcaacttgaccacttgtttgaggATGGTAAGGGGTTGCAACCTtatgcttcacaccattcttcttgagaagattctcaaacagcttgttgatgaaatgagatcctccatcactgatcataactcttggaactccaaatcCTGGAAAGATGGTGCTCTTGAATGTCTTGATCACCACTCTAGAATCATTGGTGGGACTTGCTATagcttccacccacttggagacgTAGTCAACAGCTACGAGGATGTATTTATTGCCATAAGATgatgggaatggtcccatgaaatcaataccccacacatcaaacacctcCACCTCTAGAATTGGGTTTTGAGGCATCTAATTCCTTTTGGTGATGTTCCATttcctttggcatgaatcacacttAGAGACAAAGTCTTGAGTGTCCTTGAACATATGAGGCCACCAAAACCCAGCTTGTAGCACCTTTGAAACAGTCTTGAAAATGGCGAAATGACCTCCATAGGATGACCCATGacaatgtgtaaggatcccatcaacttcttcttcagctactactcttctatagagttgatctctacaGAGTATGTAGAGGTAAGGCTCATCCCAATAGTATATTTTCACatctttgtagaacttcttcttggcatatccTGCAAGACCCATTGGCTCTCTTCCACAAGCTAAgtagttcaccaaatcagcataccaaggaccTTTCTCTTCATTTGCCTTTacctcttcaagcttctttccaGTGTCACAAACTGCTACCACTGCTCTAATTGCCATGATTTGTTCTTCTGGAAGCCCTTCATCAATGGGGATCTCACACTCAATCTTCAATCTAGACaaatgatcagctacaccattctcaactcctggcttgtcTTTGATCTCAAGGTCAAACTCTTATAGCAGCAAGATCTACCTCAACAGCCTTGGCTTAGCATCCTTCTTGTCCATGAGGTGTCTTaatgcagcatgatcagtgtagacTATGACTTTTGACCCAACCAaatagcttctgaacttctcaaaggcatagacaatggctagcagctccttctcagttgtagcATACTTCATTTGGGCTTCATCAAGAGTTTTACTCGCATATTAGATCACATGAGTCTTCTTGTCCTTTTTTTGGCCAAGAagagctcccacagcatagtcactagcatcacacatgatctcaaaggggagatcccaatctggtggctgcacaatggggGCACTAACCAGCTTgtccttcaacttcttgaatgCTTCTAGACATTCCCAATTAAAGTTGAATGCAGCTTCCTTGCATAGAAGATTAGTCATTGGCCTAGCTATCATGGAGAAGTCTTTgatgaatcttctatagaacccagcatgaccaaggaagcttctaatgtctttcactgtctttggtggagCTAACCCAACCATCACTTCAATCTTAGCCTTGCCCACCTCAATCCctttctctgaaatcttgtgtccaagcacaatcccttctttaaccatgaagtgacactttttccagttcagcacaaggttggtgtcttcacattGCTTTAGGACACTGCTAAGAttggacaaacaagcagaaaatgaagatccgtagacagagaagTCATCCGTgaacacctccacaacatcttctataagatcagagaaaatagaCATTATGCACCTTTGgaaggtggctggagcattacatagcccaaatggcatccttcgataagcaaaggtaccataagagcatgtgaatgttgttttctcttgatcatttggaTGTATGGGTATTTGGAAGATTCCTGAatacccatcaagaaaacaataatagggatgatttgcaagtctctcaagcatttgatcaatgaatggcAATGGAAAATGATCATTTCTAGATGTTGAGTTTAATTTTCTATAATctatgcacatcctatgtcTTTTAATTGTTCTTGTTGGAATTAGTTTATTCTTATCATTTTTAACCACAGTTATTCTACCCTTCTTTGGaacaacatgcacaggagacACTCATTTGCTATCCGAAATATGATAGATTACTCCTTCATCTAGGAGTTTTAGAATCTCcttcttaacaacatctttcaagttggggttcaaccttctttgatgttctatagaagtcatagattcatcctctagatgtatcctatgcatgcataaaGAAGGTGATAAACCTTTAATATCATCTAGTGAGTAGCCTATTGcctttctatactttttaagttcattcaaaAGTTTAGACAATTCATTTTCATTCAGTTCACTACTCACTATGACAGGGCAAGTCTCATTAGGGCCAAGAAAAGCATACCTTACACCTTGgagaagaggtttaagctccactttaggcGCCTTGAGTTCACTCCAGTCCTCTTGGTGACTGTCTTCGTGTTGAGTAGTTGAGGCAGCATGTTGAATCCCATGTGTAAGCTCCTCATTTTGATCCTCACCACCAATCCCCTTGTGAGAATCCAGCACCTTCACATAGGCATCGCTTTCCTTGTTATCAATCACTTGGACCTCTCTTTCAATTGTTAAAGCATGTTGTATAGGGTCTTCAAGTGCCAACTCCTCTAGAAGCTCATCAGCTAGAGCATCCATTTCATCTATGTAGAAAACTTGGTTCTGGATGGTTGGCCTCTTCATCACTtcattgatgtcaaagtggaggatgttccCTTGtccaagatgaagatcaatcTTTCATTTTCTAACATtcacaatagctcctgctgtggcTAAGAATGGTCTTCCATAGATCAAAGCGTCTTGGGCTTCCTCCCCCATCTCcaacacaacaaaatcagtaGGGATCTCAAAGTTACCAACCATCAAGGGAAAGTCTTCTAAGATACCAACAGGAATCTTCACTGATCTATCAGCCAACACcaaagagagtttacacttcttgtattgagtaaatccaagcttctttgcaatagacaaagacatcaagctgacactagctccaaGATCGCACAGACACCGCTCAAACACCATGGGTCCTAGAGCACAAGGTAAGGTGAAACATCCTGGATCCACTAGCTTCCTTGGAACATCTAACCTCTGGATAATGGCGCTGCACTCGTGGGTAAGGatcatcatgccctccatctctttcttctttgcagctacaacatctttcaaaaATTTGGTGTACTGAGGGAccaacatgaaagcatcaatgatgggcattgtgacctgaacttcactcatttgtttCTCAAAGAGTGCCTTGTACTTCTCCAATAGCTGTCTTTTGAATCTTCCAGGGAATGGCAGCTTtggctcatagggaggaggaacaaaagaggaTTCCTTCGTTGGAGTAGCTGTTTCACTATGTCTCACtgttctcttctcctctccAACCTTCCCTTTACCCTTAGCTTCAACAATCTTTTCCAAAATCTCTTCATCAACCTTCTCATCTACAATCACCACTTCCTCATCAATGTTGATGGCCACTTCCCCACCTTGTTTTTCACCATACTTGGTGAGAACTCTTGGAGACAACTCTCTACCACTCCGTAGGGTGATTGCTTTCATTGGTTCCTTGAGATTTTGCTCTGGCTTTCCAGGTAATGACCCTTGTTGTCGAGTTGGCTGAGAGTTCATagaagcaaactggttctccaaattacggatcttgttgttgagctcattgtagcttccatcaatcttggagtgaaTGTTCTTGAACTCATAGCCCATTGTTTTCTCATTCTTTGCCTGAAAATCTAAGagtttcttgaacattgcaTCCACACTTGTATCTGAAGCTGGAGCTTGTGAAAAACTTGCTTGAGCGTGAGTAGACTGATTGTTGTGATTGTTGAAACCATGAGGGATGTTTTGCCTCGGCTGATAGCTCCCTTGCTGAGTGTTCTGCTTTGGTTGGTATCCTCCTTGTTGGTTGTTGGAGTAAGACctttgttggtagttgttgtactgaaagttcgGTTCCTTCATGTACCAagtaccattgttgttgatgaagcatAGCTCTTCTTGGCCTTCCAAACCATCGACCTCATTGACCTTAGGAGGAACCTCTTGACTAGGACCACCCACAAAGTTCATTTGTTCCTGTTTAGCTTGGTTGGAAAGAAGCAAATCCATCTTCTCTTGCAAGGACTTGATCTCTTTCTTTGTCTGCTGATCATCACTTCTGTTGACCCTATCATGCTCCTCACTGTAGACCGAGTCACTCTTGGACATGTTCTCTACCAGCTCTTCTGCctcttcctcagttcttcccaagaagaaaccattgctggCAGTATCAAGCCTGTTTCTGCACTGTGGTAGAGCTCCTCTATAGAAGGTGCTAAGCAAACTCTCCTTGCTGAAACTATGATGAGGGCATTGAGAACAGTAGtccttgaacctctcccatgcttcactgaagctctctagacctttctgttgaAACCCAAAGATTTCATTTCTGATCTTatcagttcttgaagtagagaagaacttgtctAGGAAAGCTCTCTTACACTCTTCCCAAGTAGTGACAGTGTCACTTGGGAGAGTCTTATCCCACTGGTgtgccttgtctcccaaagagaaagggaacatCTTTAACTTGAaagcatcttcagaaacaccattTGTCTTGGACAAGCCACAATATTTATCAAACTTGCACAAGTGATCAAAAGGATCTTCAGCAGCAaggccatgatacttgttgttctctatggtgttgagcagccctgacttgatctcaaagttgttgttctccactggTGGTGCTCTGATTCCCAACCTATGACCATTAATGTGAGGTTGATCATATGCTCCAATGGCACGAGCTTGGCGCGGTGGATGTTGTGGCTGGCGCTGTGGTCGAAGGTGATCAGCTCTTGGATCAATGCCCCCTAGGGCATCACCATCTTGAGGCAGATTCTCCATATCAAATCCTAACCTttgcaagtgagcctgttgctctacttctcttctctgtcttgcaatctccctctcaagtgctctaatgtcttccactcttggaactaggtttttTGCACCTCTGCTTCTTGTGAtcatacacctgaaatgcaaagggaaaaaaagaaagagaagcaataacacaattaaacaaaaactgacttagtctcaagcaagtgactaaatctcaatgtcacaatcaacttagaatttggcaacgTCGTTATAGTATAGTGGTAAGTATTCTCGCCTGTCACGCGggtgacccgggttcgatccccggcaacggcgccaatatgatgttaggagttttcaaggctcctaatcaaatgttatagtataaaggatgtcaaaccagttcgaagtgattctaaagcaaaggaagtgcaagaccatgcttaatctaagtgctatcAATTGGTGAGATGATTTTGAACTAGAAtactactaaaatgcaataaagaaCAAAGCTTTCCTTTCTTATGAGAtgagagaactcatgggctaagggaattgaccttgggtgatcaagtttcaatctaaatGTGGTAtctttcaatcaatctattaaccttagacctagacacaatcctaaacaaactctatctctagatgaatgctcattcactaagataactcaagcatcaaatctctttggttgaatattatctaagcaATCATTAATTTCAAGTCCattagccatcttaacacctttaacatcaaatctctttggtaaagaGTGTTAAAAGCATAgtagagttggttcaggcatttcatcgaacacctatCGGGTGTGAAATGCCTAAggctcaactttagagaggctAACTCTAAAACTGCATTTTAAAACTGCATTAAAAGCACtttactagcaaggaacaagatggatctGTGCTacaacaccttagatctagtctaatcacccttagtctccctaacccatgaatccaaatatgactactcactaatctttaTGATAAACcccag
This genomic stretch from Brassica napus cultivar Da-Ae chromosome C9, Da-Ae, whole genome shotgun sequence harbors:
- the LOC111209375 gene encoding uncharacterized protein LOC111209375; this encodes MENLPQDGDALGGIDPRADHLRPQRQPQHPPRQARAIGAYDQPHINENNKYHGLAAEDPFDHLCKFDKYCGLSKTNGVSEDAFKLKMFPFSLGDKAHQWDKTLPSDTVTTWEECKRAFLDKFFSTSRTDKIRNEIFGFSKESLLSTFYRGALPQCRNRLDTASNGFFLGRTEEEAEELVENMSKSDSVYSEEHDRVNRSDDQQTKKEIKSLQEKMDLLLSNQAKQEQMNFVGGPSQEVPPKVNEVDGLEGQEELCFINNNGTWYMKEPNFQYNNYQQRSYSNNQQGGYQPKQNTQQGSYQPRQNIPHGFNNHNNQSTHAQASFSQAPASDTSVDAMFKKLLDFQFASMNSQPTRQQGSLPGKPEQNLKEPMKAITLRSGRELSPRVLTKYGEKQGGEVAINIDEEVVIVDEKVDEEILEKIVEAKGKGKVGEEKRTVRHSETATPTKESSFVPPPYEPKLPFPGRFKRQLLEKYKALFEKQMSEVQKEMEGMMILTHECSAIIQRLDVPRKLVDPGCFTLPCALGPMVFERSVKIPVGILEDFPLMVGNFEIPTDFVVLEMGEEAQDALIYGRPFLATAGAIVNVRK